The proteins below are encoded in one region of Streptomyces cyanogenus:
- a CDS encoding LppU/SCO3897 family protein, with the protein MSTPPPQYQNQPPYGQPQQPYGYPQQPQAPHGHPRQPQPPRGPQRPQPGGLGRMLKSAVIVIAVFGALGYWVWDYNTDPNGGKAKKEAEAASHNPSIGDCVKVEDPHGSPVPTVVDCDSPEAEYKMGDLVVAGQQCGSEYDYGIKVTRRGLGHTMCFTKL; encoded by the coding sequence ATGTCGACACCTCCGCCGCAGTACCAGAACCAGCCGCCGTACGGGCAGCCGCAGCAGCCCTACGGGTACCCGCAGCAGCCGCAGGCCCCCCATGGACACCCGCGGCAACCACAGCCTCCCCGTGGGCCGCAGCGACCGCAGCCGGGCGGTCTGGGACGGATGCTGAAGTCCGCCGTCATCGTCATAGCCGTGTTCGGTGCCCTCGGCTACTGGGTCTGGGACTACAACACCGACCCCAACGGCGGCAAGGCGAAGAAGGAGGCAGAGGCCGCATCGCACAACCCCTCGATCGGCGACTGCGTCAAGGTCGAGGACCCTCACGGCAGTCCGGTACCGACGGTCGTCGACTGCGACTCTCCCGAGGCTGAGTACAAGATGGGCGACCTGGTGGTCGCGGGCCAGCAATGCGGGTCCGAGTACGACTACGGCATCAAGGTCACCCGCCGGGGCCTGGGTCACACGATGTGCTTCACCAAGCTCTGA
- a CDS encoding alpha/beta hydrolase, translating to MVTAVAMAVMPADPAQAADTTSPPPMANGFGLTQVDTAVGGPTNFSITVTTPEVAGKHHIKIILPSGYYDDPGRRYPVLYFLHGSPDDPVQQNYPALTKSDSMITVIPDGGARGWYANWLNQKTQLGAQNWENFHLKQVIPFIDANLRTIPAKKARAIAGVSMGGFGAFHYAQVRPDLFSQTASLSGDIDLSAKSMDLRLAVVASVTDALGAICGSSSGACDPDNSPYKPGVDSDALFGSPYPVFNADWRWNEVDPAAHMDKLAGVGVSVYVGNGGGSPIEPEFWLEGAAKHVKDSMDALGMSYHYVDYGDGSAWGTQCNGGHNAGCWEQDLRDLIPRLERAFAS from the coding sequence ATGGTCACCGCCGTCGCCATGGCGGTCATGCCGGCCGATCCGGCACAGGCCGCCGACACCACCTCACCGCCCCCGATGGCGAACGGATTCGGCCTGACCCAGGTCGACACGGCCGTAGGCGGCCCCACCAACTTCTCCATCACCGTGACCACGCCCGAGGTGGCGGGCAAGCACCACATCAAAATCATTCTGCCGAGCGGCTACTACGACGACCCGGGCAGGCGCTACCCCGTGCTGTACTTCCTGCACGGTTCACCGGACGACCCGGTTCAGCAGAACTATCCGGCACTGACGAAGTCGGACTCGATGATCACCGTCATCCCGGACGGCGGGGCTCGGGGCTGGTACGCCAACTGGCTCAATCAGAAGACTCAACTCGGCGCCCAGAACTGGGAGAACTTCCACCTCAAGCAGGTGATCCCGTTCATCGACGCCAACCTGCGGACCATTCCCGCCAAGAAGGCCAGGGCCATCGCCGGTGTGTCCATGGGCGGTTTCGGCGCCTTCCACTACGCGCAGGTCCGTCCCGACCTGTTCAGCCAGACCGCATCCCTTTCAGGAGACATCGACCTGTCGGCCAAGTCCATGGACCTGCGCCTCGCCGTCGTCGCCTCCGTCACCGATGCGCTGGGCGCAATCTGCGGCTCGTCATCCGGCGCCTGTGACCCCGACAACTCCCCCTACAAACCCGGCGTGGACAGTGACGCGCTGTTCGGCTCGCCCTACCCGGTGTTCAATGCCGACTGGCGGTGGAACGAGGTCGACCCCGCAGCGCACATGGACAAACTCGCCGGAGTCGGGGTCTCCGTCTACGTGGGCAACGGAGGCGGCTCACCGATCGAACCCGAGTTCTGGCTCGAAGGCGCGGCCAAGCACGTCAAGGACAGCATGGACGCGCTGGGCATGTCCTACCACTACGTCGACTACGGCGACGGTTCCGCCTGGGGCACTCAATGCAACGGCGGCCACAACGCCGGCTGCTGGGAGCAGGACCTCCGGGACCTGATCCCCAGGCTGGAAAGGGCCTTCGCCTCCTGA
- a CDS encoding GNAT family N-acetyltransferase, whose product MSENPSSVAPTVLRFAQYTKADQAEILGNSDDPFGVAWTGLTWLPKEDHFVIRHDGRLVAHAGLLRLPVAIGDIETEVVGVGGVAVAPGMQGRGLARLVVTAALEHARTMGPQHALLFCRPPLVPLYQRLGWHPLDKEVLVEQPEGRLATMPLRTMVTPLRDDVRWPAGAVRLFSLPM is encoded by the coding sequence ATGTCTGAGAACCCCTCTTCTGTAGCACCGACTGTGCTGCGATTTGCCCAGTACACGAAGGCGGACCAGGCGGAGATCCTTGGCAACAGCGATGATCCATTCGGTGTCGCCTGGACCGGTCTGACCTGGCTGCCGAAAGAAGATCACTTCGTCATCAGACACGACGGCCGGCTCGTGGCACATGCCGGCCTTCTGCGACTGCCTGTCGCGATCGGCGACATCGAGACAGAGGTGGTGGGCGTCGGCGGAGTGGCCGTCGCACCCGGTATGCAAGGTCGGGGGCTGGCGCGGCTCGTCGTCACAGCTGCACTCGAGCACGCCCGAACGATGGGTCCGCAGCACGCACTCCTGTTCTGCCGGCCTCCCCTCGTACCGCTCTACCAGCGCCTCGGATGGCACCCGCTGGACAAGGAAGTACTCGTCGAACAACCCGAAGGCCGACTGGCGACCATGCCGCTGCGAACCATGGTGACGCCCCTGCGCGACGACGTCCGCTGGCCCGCAGGGGCGGTGCGGCTGTTCTCGCTCCCCATGTGA